A DNA window from Desulfovibrio desulfuricans DSM 642 contains the following coding sequences:
- a CDS encoding 4Fe-4S dicluster domain-containing protein: MSEEKKTFEVCVDAVLCKGCGYCKELCPKSVYDFGTEYNAAGYLFMTPVNAQACIGCRTCMMVCPDFAIEVLEK, from the coding sequence ATGAGCGAGGAAAAGAAAACTTTTGAAGTTTGCGTGGACGCCGTGCTCTGCAAGGGCTGCGGCTACTGCAAGGAACTCTGCCCCAAGTCCGTCTACGACTTCGGCACGGAATACAATGCGGCTGGCTACCTTTTTATGACTCCGGTCAATGCGCAGGCCTGCATAGGCTGCCGCACATGCATGATGGTCTGCCCCGACTTTGCCATTGAAGTTCTGGAAAAATAA
- a CDS encoding (Fe-S)-binding protein: MSKSLDELKAAALKCTRCGQCLTICPVYGKTYEESNSSRGKLFLLRSLADGTVKPTKELMELAARCTLCMRCKAICPSGVNTTDLIMALRRKMAEEGQLPAAKSIAFKAVTKGRLFDMALSHAKPFQSILFKNTENGAGKVSRIPIPAAGLNLRRVVPALADKPLRKIMPAVSSPKGSARARVAFFPGCMLNYVYANAGKALIDVLVANGVEVHLLDNLQCCGTPLFSSGDFDGAALLAENNARILSRGSFDAVITGCATCGSALSKEYGEVLQNSDALSAWEGFKDKVFDISDFLTRLGPAPYVQNVPLKATYHDACHLVRGMGVSKQPRGLIRAIPGLRFVEMSRPDVCCGCAGTFSATHYDLSQQILADKTSDILSTGADVVATGCSACKMQLIDGLSHRGANIRVLHTAELLAKAYGL, translated from the coding sequence ATGAGCAAGTCCCTGGACGAATTGAAAGCAGCCGCCCTCAAGTGCACCCGTTGCGGGCAGTGCCTCACCATCTGCCCGGTTTACGGCAAGACATACGAAGAATCCAATTCTTCACGCGGCAAGCTTTTTCTGCTGCGTTCTCTGGCGGACGGCACGGTAAAGCCCACCAAGGAGCTGATGGAACTGGCCGCCCGTTGCACCCTGTGCATGCGCTGCAAGGCCATCTGCCCTTCCGGCGTCAACACCACCGACCTGATCATGGCCTTGCGCCGCAAGATGGCGGAAGAAGGCCAGCTGCCAGCCGCAAAGAGTATCGCATTCAAAGCTGTCACCAAGGGTCGGCTGTTTGATATGGCCCTGAGCCACGCCAAACCTTTTCAGTCCATACTCTTCAAAAATACTGAAAACGGCGCGGGCAAGGTTTCACGCATTCCCATCCCCGCCGCAGGGCTGAACCTTCGCCGCGTTGTCCCGGCTCTGGCCGACAAGCCGCTGCGCAAGATCATGCCTGCCGTCAGCAGCCCCAAGGGATCCGCCCGTGCTCGGGTGGCCTTTTTCCCCGGCTGCATGCTCAACTATGTCTATGCCAATGCAGGCAAGGCCCTCATAGACGTGCTGGTTGCCAACGGCGTGGAAGTGCATTTGCTGGACAACCTTCAGTGTTGCGGCACGCCACTGTTTTCGTCCGGCGATTTTGACGGCGCGGCCCTGCTGGCTGAAAACAACGCACGCATCCTTTCACGCGGCAGCTTTGACGCCGTCATCACCGGCTGCGCCACCTGCGGCTCGGCCCTCAGCAAGGAATACGGCGAGGTGCTGCAAAACAGCGACGCGCTTTCTGCATGGGAAGGATTCAAGGACAAGGTCTTCGACATTTCCGACTTTCTCACCAGGCTTGGCCCTGCGCCCTATGTGCAGAACGTCCCCCTCAAGGCGACCTATCACGATGCCTGCCACCTTGTGCGCGGCATGGGCGTATCCAAGCAGCCCCGCGGTCTCATCCGCGCCATACCCGGCCTGCGTTTTGTGGAAATGAGCCGCCCAGATGTCTGCTGCGGTTGCGCGGGCACGTTCAGCGCCACCCACTATGACCTGTCTCAGCAGATTCTGGCGGATAAAACCAGCGACATTCTGTCCACTGGGGCGGATGTTGTCGCCACTGGCTGTTCTGCCTGCAAGATGCAGCTTATCGACGGTTTGAGCCACCGCGGCGCAAACATTCGCGTGCTGCACACTGCCGAACTGCTTGCCAAGGCATATGGCCTGTAA
- a CDS encoding thiamine pyrophosphate-dependent enzyme, producing MAQAISRSLLNKEALPLMWCAGCGNGIVLNALLCAMDELNLKKEDVLVVTGIGCWGKADDYISANALHTTHGRALTFATGAKAANPNLHVIVLMGDGDGTTIGGNHLIHTARRNMDLTAIIVNNLNYGMTGGQYSATTPNGAITSTSVGGNPERGFDVCDLVRAAGANFVARESVTSGMRLKNRIVAGIQKKGFSLIEAMSPCSTLFGPRNKMKQPVDMLRNLKEKAVSQAKFDSIENAADLGYFVTGVIADKDVHDFNTRYEAERAVITAAKGGK from the coding sequence ATGGCACAGGCTATTTCACGCTCGCTTCTTAACAAAGAGGCACTGCCGCTCATGTGGTGTGCGGGCTGCGGCAACGGCATTGTCCTGAACGCGCTTTTGTGCGCCATGGACGAGCTGAATCTCAAAAAAGAAGACGTTCTTGTCGTCACCGGCATTGGCTGCTGGGGCAAGGCCGATGATTATATTTCCGCCAATGCCCTGCATACCACGCACGGGCGCGCCCTCACCTTCGCCACCGGCGCCAAGGCGGCCAACCCCAATCTCCACGTCATTGTTCTTATGGGCGATGGCGACGGCACCACCATTGGCGGCAACCATCTTATCCATACGGCCCGCCGCAATATGGACCTTACGGCCATCATTGTGAACAACCTGAACTACGGCATGACCGGCGGTCAGTACTCGGCAACCACGCCCAACGGGGCCATCACCAGCACGTCTGTTGGCGGCAACCCCGAGCGCGGCTTTGACGTGTGCGATCTGGTGCGCGCGGCAGGGGCCAACTTTGTGGCCCGCGAATCCGTCACCAGCGGCATGCGCCTCAAGAACCGCATTGTTGCCGGTATCCAGAAAAAAGGCTTTTCACTTATCGAAGCCATGAGTCCCTGCTCCACCCTGTTCGGCCCCCGCAACAAGATGAAGCAGCCTGTGGATATGCTGCGCAATCTCAAGGAAAAGGCCGTTTCCCAGGCCAAGTTTGATTCCATCGAGAACGCAGCGGATCTTGGCTACTTTGTCACCGGCGTCATCGCCGACAAGGACGTTCACGATTTCAACACTCGCTACGAGGCCGAGCGCGCGGTGATCACGGCCGCCAAGGGAGGAAAGTAG
- a CDS encoding bifunctional enoyl-CoA hydratase/phosphate acetyltransferase, with product MVYKSFDELEAAVMQKAHKCKVAVVEAADEHVLEAVRHAVEVGLVEPLLFGKKEDIAAKLKAIGLPGDAYPIVETATPQESATGAGMAVKEGRANFILKGLIQTGVLLKGLFKEETGFRTGRLISHMNIVQVATYPKLLALCDAAINIAPSLEQKRDIIQNAVDALARMGIDNPKVAVLASAETVNEKMPESVDAAALKEMNKNGQITGCLIEGPISYDLAVCAESAATKGYESPVAGDADLLVCPNIVTANVLIKCLRHTANALTAGIVVGGRVPVVLNSRAASAEDKFRTMVLAASAAG from the coding sequence ATGGTATACAAGAGCTTTGACGAACTTGAAGCAGCAGTGATGCAAAAAGCCCACAAGTGCAAGGTGGCTGTGGTGGAAGCCGCAGACGAGCATGTGCTTGAAGCTGTGCGGCACGCTGTTGAAGTGGGCCTTGTGGAGCCGCTGCTGTTTGGCAAGAAGGAAGATATCGCAGCAAAACTCAAGGCCATAGGCCTGCCGGGCGATGCCTATCCCATTGTTGAAACTGCCACGCCGCAGGAATCCGCCACAGGGGCTGGCATGGCGGTCAAGGAAGGCCGGGCCAACTTTATTCTCAAAGGCCTGATCCAGACCGGTGTTCTTCTCAAGGGGCTGTTCAAGGAAGAAACCGGCTTCCGCACCGGGCGGCTGATCTCGCACATGAACATTGTGCAGGTTGCCACCTACCCCAAGCTTCTGGCCCTGTGCGATGCCGCCATCAACATTGCGCCTTCGCTCGAACAGAAGCGCGACATTATCCAGAACGCGGTGGATGCCCTTGCGCGCATGGGCATTGATAACCCCAAGGTTGCGGTGCTGGCCTCTGCGGAAACCGTTAATGAAAAAATGCCTGAAAGCGTTGACGCCGCCGCGCTGAAAGAAATGAACAAAAACGGCCAGATCACCGGCTGCCTGATTGAAGGCCCCATATCCTACGACCTGGCGGTATGCGCTGAATCAGCCGCCACCAAGGGCTATGAAAGCCCCGTTGCAGGCGATGCCGACCTGCTGGTGTGCCCCAATATTGTCACCGCCAACGTGCTTATCAAGTGCCTGCGCCATACGGCCAACGCGCTGACCGCAGGCATAGTGGTGGGCGGCAGGGTGCCGGTGGTGCTCAATTCCCGCGCGGCAAGCGCTGAAGACAAGTTCAGAACCATGGTTCTTGCGGCCTCTGCTGCGGGATAG
- a CDS encoding 2-oxoacid:acceptor oxidoreductase family protein: protein MAQYEFIMAGTGGQGLVFCASFLAEAAILGGRNVVQSQSYGISQRGGFISAEVLMDDAEILFQQVVKPNLIIALNEVVGTRYDKAVAPVVYDTSLMKPRQLSNWIGIPMTEIAHELGAPKSANLAGLGAAMALTGALPLDTLLSIAERKGKPEVAKINMEVIRRGAAAAQAARGGN, encoded by the coding sequence ATGGCCCAGTATGAATTTATCATGGCTGGCACCGGCGGGCAGGGCCTTGTGTTTTGCGCGTCCTTTCTTGCCGAAGCCGCTATTCTGGGTGGCCGCAACGTAGTGCAGTCCCAGTCGTACGGCATTTCGCAACGCGGCGGCTTTATCAGCGCCGAAGTGCTGATGGATGATGCGGAAATCCTTTTCCAGCAGGTCGTCAAACCCAACCTGATCATTGCGCTGAACGAGGTTGTGGGCACCCGCTACGACAAAGCCGTAGCCCCCGTTGTGTACGACACCTCGCTCATGAAACCCCGCCAGCTGAGCAACTGGATCGGCATCCCCATGACCGAGATCGCCCACGAGCTGGGCGCGCCCAAATCGGCCAACCTTGCCGGTCTTGGGGCGGCCATGGCGCTTACCGGGGCACTGCCTCTGGACACGTTGCTGAGCATCGCCGAGCGCAAGGGCAAACCCGAAGTGGCCAAGATTAACATGGAAGTGATCAGGCGGGGCGCTGCTGCTGCCCAAGCCGCCCGGGGGGGAAACTGA
- the epsC gene encoding serine O-acetyltransferase EpsC has translation MNKKQDITTIGMPLIDSVVERLCREDSLSTVWHRSGQGAPMPSLPVLSEILERLRAAIFPGYFGAATVRRESMRYHLAANLDSIHRLLGEQIVRGFCFSCAGLGIPCTSCETEGQQAALAFMDSLPEIRRLLAGDAKAAYEGDPAATSPGETIFCYPSLRAMFHHRIAHELYKLKVPVIPRIISEMAHGTTGIDIHPGAAIGEEFFIDHGTGVVIGETCIIGRNCRLYQGVTLGALSFPKNADGTLTKGNPRHPILCDNVTVYAGATILGRVTVGKGAVIGGNVWITQDVQAGARITQEKPRD, from the coding sequence ATGAACAAAAAGCAGGACATCACCACGATCGGCATGCCCCTCATAGACAGCGTTGTTGAACGCCTCTGCCGAGAAGATTCGCTCAGCACCGTGTGGCATCGCTCTGGTCAGGGCGCGCCAATGCCGTCTTTGCCGGTGCTTTCCGAAATACTTGAGCGTCTGCGCGCGGCTATCTTTCCCGGCTATTTTGGCGCGGCCACTGTGCGGCGCGAATCCATGCGCTATCACCTTGCCGCCAATCTGGACAGCATCCACCGCCTGCTGGGCGAGCAGATAGTGCGCGGCTTCTGCTTCAGCTGCGCGGGGCTGGGCATTCCCTGCACCTCGTGCGAAACAGAGGGGCAGCAAGCCGCCCTGGCATTTATGGACAGCCTGCCGGAAATACGTCGCCTGCTGGCTGGCGATGCCAAGGCCGCCTACGAGGGCGACCCTGCGGCCACCAGCCCAGGTGAGACCATTTTCTGCTATCCTTCGCTGCGGGCCATGTTTCACCACCGCATTGCCCACGAACTCTACAAGCTCAAGGTGCCGGTCATTCCGCGCATCATTTCTGAAATGGCCCACGGCACAACGGGTATCGACATCCACCCTGGCGCGGCCATTGGCGAGGAATTTTTCATCGACCATGGCACAGGCGTGGTTATTGGCGAAACCTGCATCATCGGGCGTAACTGCCGCCTGTATCAGGGTGTGACTCTGGGCGCGCTCTCCTTTCCCAAGAATGCGGACGGAACCCTCACCAAGGGCAATCCCCGGCACCCAATACTGTGCGACAACGTCACTGTTTACGCCGGGGCCACGATTCTTGGCCGCGTGACAGTGGGCAAGGGGGCCGTCATCGGCGGCAATGTGTGGATTACTCAGGATGTACAGGCGGGAGCCCGCATTACTCAGGAGAAACCCCGTGACTAA
- a CDS encoding FAD-binding oxidoreductase, which translates to MLTKEDVRTHIASFIGEKNMLTKQEDLVCYTYNAGGAAPSAFLPILVALPVTAEEVSKIVGFCNEHKISVVTRSQGSGLSVNAIAESDYSIIISLQRMNSIIVEPEILMAVVGPGAITADIKKAAAAHSLMYPPDPASFTFSSIGGNVATDAGGLQCVKYGTTKSYVTGMQVVLASGEIIRAGGKCIKDVTGYNLTQLFTGSEGTLGVITEITLKLIPLPQAKRAMRVAFNNIENAAKAVSAIMTSGVVPSIMEFQEQTLIRAVEDYTHAGLPVDAGAMLLIEVDGDVSTLKPQVEVIRRVCEQLGMVDFHVAETAEEAEQLWVARRSGLPALARVAKGRLGGDPAVPINKLAQAVHMLFEVGKKHGIKVSCQGHAGDGNIHPHFFFNSDEEKKTAAKARSEFHYEIIKMGGTVSAEHGVGREKAPYITKQLGEAQVGAMRAIKKALDPNNILNPGCIFGGQA; encoded by the coding sequence ATGCTGACAAAAGAGGATGTTCGCACACATATCGCTTCATTTATCGGTGAAAAAAACATGCTCACCAAGCAGGAAGACCTCGTTTGCTACACCTACAACGCTGGCGGGGCGGCTCCATCGGCTTTTCTGCCCATTCTGGTAGCCTTGCCCGTCACCGCCGAAGAGGTTTCCAAAATCGTCGGCTTCTGCAATGAGCACAAAATCAGCGTGGTTACACGCTCACAGGGAAGCGGCCTCAGCGTCAACGCCATTGCTGAAAGCGACTATTCCATCATTATTTCGCTGCAACGCATGAATTCCATCATCGTGGAGCCGGAGATCCTGATGGCTGTTGTTGGCCCCGGCGCAATCACTGCTGACATCAAAAAAGCCGCCGCCGCGCACAGCCTCATGTACCCGCCGGATCCCGCCAGCTTCACGTTTTCTTCCATCGGCGGCAATGTGGCGACCGATGCAGGCGGCTTGCAGTGCGTCAAATATGGCACCACCAAAAGCTACGTCACGGGCATGCAGGTCGTGCTGGCTTCGGGCGAAATTATCCGCGCTGGCGGCAAGTGCATCAAGGACGTGACCGGCTACAACCTCACCCAGCTGTTCACGGGTTCCGAGGGCACGCTGGGCGTCATAACAGAAATCACCCTCAAGCTCATTCCCCTGCCGCAGGCAAAGCGCGCCATGCGCGTTGCCTTCAACAACATTGAAAACGCTGCCAAGGCTGTTTCTGCAATCATGACCAGCGGCGTTGTGCCCTCAATCATGGAATTTCAGGAACAGACCCTGATCCGCGCTGTTGAAGACTACACCCATGCGGGCCTGCCCGTGGATGCGGGCGCAATGCTGCTTATCGAAGTGGACGGCGATGTTTCCACCCTCAAGCCGCAGGTGGAGGTCATCCGCCGGGTGTGCGAGCAGCTGGGCATGGTCGATTTTCACGTGGCAGAAACCGCAGAAGAGGCCGAGCAGCTCTGGGTTGCGCGCCGTTCCGGCCTGCCCGCCCTTGCCCGCGTGGCAAAGGGACGCTTGGGCGGCGATCCGGCTGTGCCCATCAACAAGCTTGCCCAGGCCGTGCACATGCTCTTTGAAGTGGGCAAAAAGCACGGCATCAAGGTGAGCTGTCAGGGCCATGCGGGCGACGGCAACATTCATCCGCACTTCTTCTTCAACTCTGATGAAGAAAAGAAAACAGCCGCCAAGGCCCGTTCCGAGTTCCATTACGAAATCATCAAGATGGGCGGGACAGTTTCTGCGGAGCACGGCGTGGGCCGCGAAAAAGCGCCCTACATCACCAAGCAGCTGGGCGAAGCTCAGGTCGGGGCCATGCGAGCCATCAAAAAGGCTCTTGATCCCAACAACATCCTGAATCCTGGCTGCATCTTCGGAGGCCAGGCATGA
- a CDS encoding 2-oxoacid:acceptor oxidoreductase subunit alpha, which translates to MKKQSKLIQGNAAIAQGAFYAGARYYAGYPITPSSEIAEIASRELPKLGGIFMQMEDELASMGAIVGASLAGVKSFTATSGPGFSLMQENLGMATMGEVPVVVVNVQRSGPSTGLATKPAQSDIMQLRWGRHGDQEIIALTPASVQECFDLTVKAFNLSEKYRVPVIMAPEEVCGHMRENIVIPDQGEVEVVDRSQPACAPADYKPFCFDEGAVAPLASYGSDYVFHVTSSMHGENGFSCNTPENAGRRVAQLHTKIAKGRDEIVMTRYFGKEDCDTLIITSGVVTRAARSVAQEANASGGKVGVLQLQTLWPFADVEVREAARKAKRIVVAEMNYSGQLAGEVKKYVPDPSLVVGVNSYNGSIMTPAQIAAALK; encoded by the coding sequence ATGAAAAAACAAAGCAAGCTCATCCAGGGTAACGCCGCCATAGCCCAAGGCGCGTTCTACGCAGGAGCGCGGTACTACGCCGGGTATCCCATCACCCCTTCTTCCGAAATTGCTGAAATCGCCTCGCGCGAGCTCCCCAAGCTTGGGGGCATTTTCATGCAGATGGAAGACGAACTGGCGAGCATGGGCGCCATTGTGGGCGCATCACTGGCAGGCGTGAAGTCGTTTACCGCCACCAGCGGCCCCGGTTTTTCGCTTATGCAGGAAAACCTCGGCATGGCGACCATGGGCGAAGTACCCGTGGTGGTAGTGAACGTGCAACGTTCCGGTCCATCCACAGGCCTTGCCACCAAACCGGCCCAGTCCGATATCATGCAGCTGCGCTGGGGACGGCATGGCGACCAGGAAATTATCGCGCTGACCCCGGCCTCGGTACAGGAATGCTTTGACCTGACGGTCAAGGCCTTCAACCTGTCCGAAAAATACCGCGTGCCGGTCATCATGGCCCCGGAAGAAGTTTGCGGCCACATGCGTGAAAACATTGTCATTCCCGACCAGGGTGAAGTGGAGGTTGTTGACCGCAGCCAGCCTGCCTGCGCACCCGCCGACTACAAGCCCTTCTGCTTTGACGAAGGCGCTGTTGCGCCCCTGGCCAGCTATGGCAGCGACTATGTCTTCCATGTCACAAGCTCCATGCACGGCGAAAACGGCTTTAGCTGCAATACGCCCGAAAATGCCGGACGCAGGGTCGCCCAGCTGCACACCAAGATTGCCAAGGGCCGTGATGAAATCGTCATGACGCGCTACTTCGGCAAAGAAGACTGCGATACCCTGATCATTACTTCCGGCGTGGTCACCCGCGCAGCCCGCAGCGTGGCGCAAGAGGCCAATGCCAGCGGCGGCAAGGTTGGCGTTCTCCAGCTGCAGACCCTGTGGCCCTTTGCCGATGTGGAAGTGCGGGAAGCCGCACGCAAGGCCAAGCGCATTGTTGTTGCTGAAATGAACTATTCCGGCCAGTTGGCTGGAGAAGTGAAAAAGTATGTGCCGGATCCATCGCTGGTTGTTGGGGTTAACAGCTACAACGGCAGCATCATGACCCCGGCCCAGATCGCAGCCGCCTTGAAGTAA